The genomic region TGCGAGGGCTGCGGCGCCACCAGCGGCTGTAGCTGATCACCTCGCCGTGAGGGAGCACTGACGCGACAGTGGCGGTCCGGTTCCCACCGGGCCGCCACTGCGTTGTGCGCGCGGACAACGGAAGTACGTCACGTACTTGACGTACGTGTAACGCGGTGGCAAGGTGGATCCACGTTCCGTTGGAGGTATCGCCATGAGTGCCGTTCACTTTGACAGCTACACCGATGCTCGTGCGCACCTGAAGGCGCTCCTGGACGCGGCGGAACGAGGTCAGGTGGCCACGGTCCGCCGTGACACGGCCAGAACGGCTGTCGTGGACGTGGAGAGACTGCGTCACTTCCTGTCCACGGTGACGCCCTCCGACGCCCAGGTGGTACCGGAGGCGGGAGGCTGGTCGGTCTTCATCCCGGGGCTGCCCGTCGCCGCGGACGGGACGTCCTTCGACGAGGCCGTCACCGAGATGGTCGACGCGTTGCGTGAGTACGCGGAGGACTGGCAGGACCACCTGCTCGACGCCCCCGACCACCGGGGGAACTGGGGCCTGGTCCAACTCATCGTCCTGAGCGACGACGAGCAGCTGCGCCACTGGTTGGTGGGGGCGCAACGGTGACCTGGCCACGACCCACCCGTGAGGACCACGAGCGCTTCTGCAAGACGGAGGGATGGCGCCGCGTACGGGACGCGCGCGGCCGGACGGGGACACACCACATCACGTACGAGCTGTCCCTGCCGGACGGACGGATCCTGCGCACCCGGGTGTCCCGGCCAGCGGATCGGACCGACTACGGCAGGAGTATGTGGGCGCATGTCCTCCGTGACCAGCTCGACGTCGACGAGGCCTCGTTCTGGGCGTGCGTCAGGGACGGCACTCCCCCCTACCGGGGCGTGCCGGTGCCGCCGGCGAGCGCGCTGCCCGCGGACCTGGTCCACCTGCTGATCTCGAAGGTCGGCCTTTCCGAAGCCGAGGTCGCGGGGATGACGAGGGAGGAAGCGGTCGACCGGCTCAACCGGTACTGGACCGAGGGCGGTTGAGCAGCCGGGGCGCCGAGCGAGGTGGTCCACACCTGTGGTTGGGCGGGGCGGTGAGCGGGTAATCCCTTCGTCACCGACGCGCCGGTGGAAGGTGGACGCATGCTGATTGCCTCGATCCTGCGATCGAAGGGCTCCGACGTGGTCACGGTCCCGCCCGAGGCGACCGTCGCGCAGTTGCTCACCGAGCTCGCCAGACACAACATCGGCGCCGTGGCCGTCGCCGAGGGGGACGCCCTCGTCGGCATCGTCTCCGAGCGCGACGTCGTGCGCGGGCTGGAACGGGCCGGTACCGTCCTGCTCACCGCGCCCGTCGCCGAGATCATGACCGCCGACGTCCACACCTGCACCACCGAGGACACGGTCGAGGACGTCAGCGAGGCCATGACCCTGCGCCGCTTCCGCCACGTGCCCGTCCTGTCCGAGGGGCGCCTGGTCGGC from Nocardiopsis aegyptia harbors:
- a CDS encoding type II toxin-antitoxin system HicB family antitoxin; its protein translation is MSAVHFDSYTDARAHLKALLDAAERGQVATVRRDTARTAVVDVERLRHFLSTVTPSDAQVVPEAGGWSVFIPGLPVAADGTSFDEAVTEMVDALREYAEDWQDHLLDAPDHRGNWGLVQLIVLSDDEQLRHWLVGAQR
- a CDS encoding cytotoxic translational repressor of toxin-antitoxin stability system; translation: MTWPRPTREDHERFCKTEGWRRVRDARGRTGTHHITYELSLPDGRILRTRVSRPADRTDYGRSMWAHVLRDQLDVDEASFWACVRDGTPPYRGVPVPPASALPADLVHLLISKVGLSEAEVAGMTREEAVDRLNRYWTEGG
- a CDS encoding CBS domain-containing protein, producing the protein MLIASILRSKGSDVVTVPPEATVAQLLTELARHNIGAVAVAEGDALVGIVSERDVVRGLERAGTVLLTAPVAEIMTADVHTCTTEDTVEDVSEAMTLRRFRHVPVLSEGRLVGIVSIGDVVKSRLRVLEDDRAQLEAYIHGRRG